The following are encoded together in the Anopheles nili chromosome 3, idAnoNiliSN_F5_01, whole genome shotgun sequence genome:
- the LOC128723836 gene encoding tRNA-dihydrouridine(16/17) synthase [NAD(P)(+)]-like, producing MVTSPDSNVATPAESAIDRNDEPPPVTMDTTNTTTATTTTTVTTTVPACEVAATSDTTEQPRRKLGGFEFYEQILGAPRYVVAPMVDASELAWRLLSRRHGAQLCYSPMFHSSCFTKDPKYRKDSLQTCPEDRPLIIQFCGNDPKVMLEAALLAQDHCDAIDINLGCPQAIAKRGHYGAFLQDEWELLREIVSTLHRNLAIPVTCKIRIFEDMGKTIRYARMLQDAGAQILTVHGRTREQKGPLTGMADWKYVSVLRQQLSIPIFSNGNIMSVHDVERCIAETGVNGVMTAEGNLHNPALFEGVNPISWNLAHEYLDLVEQYPAPISYIRGHLFKLFHHLMHLKSNATLREKLAGSHSVAEFRSVVVQLEQKYQPFHEGKQQWTGEDENEPQEEAPDGDESRDQNMRLPPWLCQPNIRAPPEVHRQKLAEALRLADDPTREKRQFFDVHGNEISRKRMKKMRRVQRRPKNRNRAQRNRTVTPGQDNESDDAEEDDEQQQRGIEDGTVTPDRMVIRMDLSIAETNGRRRRFDELCNNTSPDCTNPMGSKCEHRLCRTCCKNKCYRENRDCPGHKIRIKSRREKAIALTLAEQQQQQQRAAEETATGQMVMEQS from the exons ATGGTGACGAGTCCGGACAGTAACGTGGCAACACCGGCGGAATCCGCCATCGACCGTAACGACGAACCTCCGCCGGTTACTATGGATAcgaccaacaccaccacggcAACGACTACTACGACGGTAACGACGACAGTGCCTGCGTGTGAGGTTGCCGCTACCAGCGATACCACTGAGCAGCCCCGGCGGAAGTTGGGTGGATTTGAGTTCTACGAGCAGATCCTTGGAGCACCACGGTACGTCGTGGCACCGATGGTGGACGCGAGTGAGCTGGCTTGGCGGTTGTTAAGCCGCCGGCACGGTGCCCAGCTGTGCTACTCGCCCATGTTCCACAGCAGCTGCTTCACGAAGGATCCCAAGTACCGGAAGGACTCGCTGCAAACCTGCCCGGAGGATCGACCGCTCATCATCCAG TTCTGCGGCAACGACCCGAAGGTGATGCTGGAGGCGGCCCTGCTCGCGCAGGATCACTGCGACGCGATCGATATCAACCTCGGGTGTCCGCAGGCCATTGCCAAGCGCGGCCACTACGGAGCCTTCCTGCAGGACGAATGGGAACTGCTGCGAGAGATAG TGAGCACCCTGCACCGAAATCTGGCCATCCCGGTCACGTGCAAGATACGCATCTTCGAGGATATGGGCAAAACGATTCGATACGCCCGAATGCTGCAGGATGCCGGCGCCCAGATACTGACCGTTCACGGGCGAACGCGCGAACAAAAGGGCCCACTGACGGGTATGGCCGACTGGAAGTACGTGAGCGTTCTGCGGCAGCAGCTGAGCATACCGATTTTCTCGAACGGTAACATTATGTCGGTGCATGACGTCGAGCGGTGCATCGCGGAAACGGGTGTGAACGGGGTGATGACGGCCGAGGGCAACCTACACAATCCGGCCCTTTTCGAGGGTGTGAATCCGATCTCGTGGAACTTGGCGCACGAATATCTGGACCTGGTCGAGCAGTATCCGGCACCGATTTCCTACATACGTGGTCATCTGTTCAAGCTGTTTCATCACCT GATGCACCTCAAGTCAAATGCAACTCTGCGGGAGAAGCTCGCCGGGAGTCATTCGGTGGCCGAATTCCGCTCGGTTGTCGTACAGCTGGAACAGAAATATCAACCCTTCCACGAGGGCAAACAACAGTGGACGGGCGAAGACGAAAACGAACCACAAGAAGAAGCGCCCGATGGCGATGAGAGCCGAGATCAAAACATGCGCCTTCCGCCGTGGCTCTGCCAACCGAACATCcgcgcaccaccggaagtcCACCGACAAAAGCTAGCCGAAGCGCTCCGGTTGGCCGATGATCCGACTCGCGAAAAGCGCCAATTTTTCGACGTCCACGGGAATGAAATTTCAcgcaagcgaatgaaaaagatGCGCCGTGTGCAACGGCGACCAAAGAACCGAAACAGAGCTCAACGGAACCGCACGGTAACGCCCGGTCAGGATAACGAAAGTGACGACGCGGAAGAGGATgatgaacagcagcaacgggGGATTGAGGACGGCACGGTGACACCCGATCGTATGGTCATCCGAATGGATCTGTCCATCGCTGAAACGAACGGACGCCGCCGGCGGTTCGATGAGCTGTGCAACAACACGTCCCCGGACTGTACGAACCCGATG GGATCGAAATGTGAACACCGGCTGTGTCGGACGTGCTGCAAGAACAAGTGCTACCGAGAGAACCGTGACTGTCCCGGGCACAAGATTCGCATCAAATCACGCCGTGAAAAGGCGATCGCTCTGACACTGgccgagcagcagcaacaacaacaacgtgcCGCTGAAGAGACCGCCACAGGACAGATGGTGATGGAGCAGAGTTGA
- the LOC128725607 gene encoding uncharacterized protein LOC128725607, translating to MHTARQAANANKRNHWTREETLGLLDILRTSCLSYLDGSINNRKGQMYRQIQNEMMRRGAFKPRDPRQIEHKWKNLKFAYEKYKNEQGIRDPEEVRPCDYFAELEDLFDLVASRAAIMASSADEEITGAVTYYEEEFVADETEDLSVDEDAVVIEEIVYDSQDALDFAEGPAPSTSTMTKATPQTKRKKLTAENMNGLLLRISTLQKEHNDTFNRMQMELIENEFESFREKEKEHLLQLKLDLEVLKQKFLDRIQKIAQGDSPPDAGDETGAAGNEPKRRRIGAGVAKRK from the exons ATGCACACCGCACGTCAGGccgcaaatgcaaacaaacggaaCCATTGGACGCGAGAGGAAACGCTCGGACTGCTGGACATCCTGCGCACAAGCTGCCTCTCTTACCTCGACGGATCAATCAACAACCGCAAAGGGCAGATGTACCGGCAGATCCAGAACGAAATGATGCGCCGCGGGGCGTTCAAACCGCGAGACCCCCGCCAGATCGAGCACAAATGGAAGAACCTCAAGTTCGCGTACGAAAAGTACAAAAACGAGCAGGGTATACGGGACCCCGAGGAAGTGAGACCTTGCGATTACTTCGCAGAGCTCGAGGATCTGTTCGATCTGGTTGCCAGCCGGGCCGCCATTATGGCCTCCTCGGCCGATGAAGAAATCACGGGCGCGGTCACCTACTACG AGGAGGAATTCGTTGCCGATGAAACGGAGGACCTGTCCGTCGATGAGGACGCGGTAGTGATCGAAGAGATCGTGTACGATTCCCAGGACGCACTCGATTTTG CAGAGGGACCGGCGCCCTCGACGAGCACGATGACGAAAGCGACCCCGCAAACGAAGCGCAAGAAGCTGACGGCGGAAAACATGAACGGGTTGCTGCTCCGGATCTCTACGCTGCAGAAGGAACACAACGACACGTTCAACCGCATGCAGATGGAGCTGATCGAGAACGAGTTCGAGTCATTCcgggagaaggaaaaggagCACCTGCTGCAGCTGAAGCTCGACCTGGAGGTGCTGAAGCAGAAGTTTCTCGACCGGATACAGAAGATCGCCCAGGGTGACTCACCGCCCGACGCCGGGGATGAGACGGGAGCGGCAGGCAACGAACCAAAACGGCGCCGGATTGGTGCGGGTGTGGCCAAGCGGAAGTAA